The following coding sequences are from one Musa acuminata AAA Group cultivar baxijiao chromosome BXJ1-6, Cavendish_Baxijiao_AAA, whole genome shotgun sequence window:
- the LOC135677749 gene encoding FCS-Like Zinc finger 15-like: MAGLSVLLEAQNNLTKYTHIISKTSLMKNASLPSTCTNSSSFSASHFLERCYLCRRRLQQGNDIYMYRGDRAFCSVECRNRQIFMDEENGRRDNCSLDAELQAERGQPRVVARKGRATAGGFAY, translated from the exons ATGGCTGGATTAAGCGTTCTCTTGGAAGCACAAAACAACTTGACCAAGTACACCCATATCATAAGCAAAACCTCCCTCATGAAGAACGCTTCTCTACCTTCCACTTGCACgaattcttcttccttctccgctAGCCATTTCCTCGAACGCTGCTACCTCTGCCGGAGAAGACTACAGCAAGGCAACGACATCTATATGTACAG GGGGGACCGAGCGTTCTGCAGCGTGGAGTGCCGAAACAGGCAGATATTTATGGACGAGGAGAACGGGAGGAGGGACAACTGCTCCCTAGACGCCGAGCTCCAGGCGGAGCGCGGCCAGCCGAGGGTGGTGGCCAGAAAAGGACGGGCCACAGCCGGTGGTTTCGCGTACTAG
- the LOC135676560 gene encoding glycine-rich domain-containing protein 2-like, which produces MSGNNITRVASDDGSFATRSLHESSSRCDSGHGGATRLSVDLVTAARRHVSFLRSFATSPVLHHARTVARAIRRYDQLWMPLIAELAQAAPPSAPPMLLPPPDIHWVWYCHCLDPAGSYREYCILRFGALVDRPLIIDDENEEYAYNRCREVWAVRYPSEPFDLEVDSAEDGEASGKCEDHLSAVVARYRTLYSFFCDPFVSETVYLVAARRRYSSFLHLSRRSIEDGMLRMVLTSDIFLIWLTHQSYPRSYAKDIEDRGDPARVTVGFGDRATAEEAKETVRAWEEALDEPYERAGAVLDPAASPSRVYFNWETAEADVNRSYKGLQPRFLLEVRIFLKGKWEEREDKHLTKNFLRLRTIRCNREMKLNEPVHDLSFETWHKTWHLYCEFGTRGIVIEVRRRGSNCLINSKLITKLVFLWNDLLRATTLMLKKELEMQVRALASITPPVQAPYLLKCVPDRVTDDGGAMISDVVLRMNRYHPQQGRWLSRTVLDHAKRECFVIRIRVGRGIWRRGAESPVAVKWEDRIIEVREGPWLYVAGTVGVAPDKIVGTATPKKEDSQVKKMLWCLSTGDVLTIQWENGLDIQLENGSSGEQAKLLTGRKLQYQLKDVGSSNEEEEQYLTLVRFTSEHPDGKATALLNWKLLAVEFLPEEDAVLVLLVCVAVARTISEIRREDMSGLLARRRVREFAGGCRDWGSVLLPSSSTYSSVHLQPWYWNAHQVLASAETSDSGLPISKHLPADGKCSMYEQVILS; this is translated from the exons ATGTCGGGTAACAACATCACGCGAGTCGCCTCCGACGACGGCTCGTTCGCGACTCGAAGCCTTCATGAGAGCAGCAGCAGGTGCGACTCGGGCCACGGCGGCGCCACGCGGCTTTCTGTGGACCTGGTCACCGCCGCCCGTCGCCACGTCTCCTTCCTGCGGTCCTTCGCCACCTCCCCTGTCCTCCACCATGCCCGCACCGTCGCCCGCGCCATCCGACG GTACGATCAGCTGTGGATGCCGTTGATCGCCGAGCTGGCGCAGGCGGCGCCGCCGTCCGCTCCTCCGATGCTCCTCCCGCCGCCGGACATCCACTGGGTGTGGTACTGTCACTGCCTCGATCCG GCAGGGAGCTACCGCGAGTACTGCATCTTGAGATTCGGAGCGCTTGTCGATCGACCGCTGATCATTGACGACGAGAACGAGGAGTACGCGTACAACCGGTGCCGGGAGGTCTGGGCCGTCCGGTATCCGTCCGAGCCGTTCGATCTTGAGGTTGACTCCGCGGAAGATGGCGAAGCAAGCGGTAAATGTGAGGATCACCTCTCCGCGGTGGTGGCGAGGTACCGGACGCTCTATTCCTTCTTCTGCGACCCCTTCGTTTCAGAGACCGTCTACCTCGTCGCCGCGCGTAGGAGGTACTCGAGCTTCCTCCACCTCTCGAGGCGATCCATCGAAGATGGGATGCTCCGGATGGTTCTCACCTCAGATATCTTCCTCATCTGGCTCACCCATCAA AGCTATCCCAGGAGCTATGCGAAGGACATAGAGGACAGGGGGGATCCGGCGAGGGTAACGGTGGGCTTCGGCGACCGAGCCACGGCGGAGGAGGCGAAGGAGACAGTGAGGGCGTGGGAGGAGGCGTTAGACGAGCCATATGAGCGAGCGGGAGCAGTTCTCGACCCTGCAGCGTCGCCGTCGCGGGTCTACTTCAACTGGGAGACGGCGGAGGCGGACGTCAACAGGAGTTACAAAGGGTTGCAGCCAAGGTTCCTCCTGGAG GTCCGTATATTCCTTAAAGGAAAATGGGAGGAGAGGGAAGATAAACACCTAACCAAGAATTTCCTGCGGTTACGAACCATCAGGTGTAACAGGGAAATGAAGCTTAATGAGCCTGTTCATGATTTATCCTTCGAAACTTGGCACAAGACATGGCATCTGTACTGTGAATTTGGGACAAGAGGAATTGTAATAGAGGTTCGGCGACGGGGAAGCAATTGTCTGATAAATAGCAAGTTGATTACGAAACTAGTGTTCCTGTGGAACGACTTGCTGCGAGCAACCACTCTGATGCTGAAGAAGGAGCTGGAGATGCAAGTGAGAGCCTTGGCATCGATCACTCCACCTGTTCAAGCTCCATACTTACTGAAGTGTGTTCCGGATAGAGTAACCGATGATGGGGGTGCAATGATTTCAGATGTGGTTCTGAGGATGAATAGATACCATCCACAACAAGGTCGTTGGTTATCTCGTACTGTGCTTGATCATGCCAAAAGGGAGTGCTTTGTGATACGAATACG AGTAGGCAGAGGCATTTGGCGGAGAGGAGCTGAGTCTCCAGTAGCAGTGAAGTGGGAGGATAGAATTATAGAAGTACGAGAAGGGCCATGGTTATACGTTGCTGGAACTGTCGGTGTTGCCCCCG ACAAGATAGTGGGCACTGCAACACCTAAGAAAGAAGATTCACAAGTGAAAAAGATGCTCTGGTGTTTGTCGACAGGAGATGTTCTAACAATACAATGGGAAAATGGACTTGATATTCAGCTTGAAAATGGAAGTTCTGGTGAACAG GCTAAGttgctcaccggaaggaaactacAATACCAACTAAAGGATGTAGGCTCATCGAACGAAGAAGAAGAGCAATACTTGACTCTAGTTCGGTTTACATCAGAACATCCAGATGGAAAAGCAACCGCACTCTTAAATTGGAAGCTGCTCGCAGTGGAATTCTTGCCAGAAGAAGATGCAGTACTTGTGCTGCTTGTATGCGTAGCTGTAGCTCGAACCATTTCAGAGATCAGAAGGGAAGATATGAGTGGACTCTTAGCTCGAAGGCGAGTGAGAGAATTCGCTGGAGGGTGTAGGGACTGGGGCTCAGTTCTGCTCCCATCCTCGTCTACTTATTCGTCCGTCCATCTGCAACCATGGTATTGGAATGCTCATCAGGTATTAGCCTCAGCTGAGACAAGTGATTCTGGGTTGCCGATCTCCAAGCATCTTCCTGCTGACGGGAAGTGCTCGATGTACGAGCAAGTCATTCTATCTTGA
- the LOC135676561 gene encoding F-box/LRR-repeat protein 3-like, which yields MKRAHQQHRHQPFDSILAALSVDLLIQILERVDDPRDRKAWRLVCRDFLRAEALHRRALRVLRLEALPGLLRRYAACLDLLDLSACPGLGDHALATALFAGAGSWLLKSVSLSRASGVGWRGLAALAAACPRLESVDLSHCVGVGDREAAALAAAEGLRMLRLDKCLRVTDVGLAKLAVGCPALENLSIKWCLEISDIGIELLAKKCRDLRVLDISYLKITNSSVKSISSLGKLEVLSMVGCSNIDDEGLQFLDNGSNSLRSIDVSRCDNVTASGLTSVIEEHMCLQKLNVGDCFPELAPLFLSKLNGLKDSLTVLILDGFQVSASSLKIIGVNCKNLSEIGLSKCKWVTDEGISELAAGCVNLMSIDLTCCRMLTDKALMAIGEHNKKLVCLRLESCSLITDKGLEHIGTGCPNLEEIDLTDCPITDTAMKYLSRCWELMILKLGLCDKISSEGLVHIASNCQNLCELDLYRCIEVTDDGLAAIATGCSKLQKLNLCYCIQITDRGMKHLSCLEDLRDLELRGLHHVTSLGVTSIAIGCRHLTELDLKRCNLVDNVGLCALAQYTGNLRQINISYCPVSSMGLCKLLGTLKCLQDVKLVHLTHVPVERLELALRAYGGQLKKLKLFIGLRDLLSPWLIQMLQARRCRIRWVDKPLVFSP from the exons ATGAAGAGGGCGCATCAGCAGCATCGTCACCAGCCGTTCGACTCCATCCTGGCCGCTCTTTCCGTCGACCTGCTGATCCAGATCCTCGAACGCGTCGACGACCCCCGCGACCGAAAGGCGTGGCGCTTGGTCTGTCGCGATTTTCTCCGAGCGGAGGCACTTCACCGCCGGGCGCTCCGCGTCCTCCGCCTCGAGGCCCTTCCGGGCCTCCTCCGTCGCTACGCCGCCTGCCTCGACCTCCTCGATCTCTCCGCCTGCCCCGGCCTTGGTGACCACGCCCTCGCCACCGCCCTCTTCGCAGGAGCGGGCAGCTGGCTGCTTAAGTCCGTCAGCCTCAGCCGCGCCAGCGGGGTCGGGTGGCGAGGACTGGCGGCGCTTGCTGCAGCGTGCCCCCGCCTCGAGTCCGTGGACCTGTCGCACTGCGTCGGCGTCGGGGACCGGGAGGCCGCCGCGCTTGCCGCGGCCGAGGGGCTGCGGATGCTACGGTTGGACAAGTGCCTCCGCGTGACGGACGTCGGACTTGCCAAGTTAGCGGTAGGGTGCCCCGCGCTGGAGAACCTCAGTATCAAATGGTGCCTGGAGATCTCGGATATTGGCATCGAGCTGCTCGCCAAGAAGTGCCGGGATCTGAGGGTTTTGGACATCTCCTATCTTAAG aTAACAAATAGTTCAGTAAAATCTATCTCCTCTCTTGGGAAGCTCGAAGTTCTGAGTATGGTTGGATGCTCCAATATAGATGATGAAGGATTACAATTTCTCGATAATGGAAGCAACTCATTGCGG AGCATTGATGTCTCTCGGTGTGACAATGTGACTGCTAGCGGCTTAACCTCAGTGATAGAAGAGCACATGTGTCTGCAAAAGCTCAACGTCGGGGACTGTTTTCCT GAGTTGGCACCACTCTTCCTTTCCAAGTTGAATGGATTGAAGGATAGCTTGACTGTGCTAATACTTGATGGCTTTCAAGTTTCAGCCTCGAGCCTTAAGATAATTGGTGTCAATTGCAAGAATTTGTCTGAGATTGGGCTTAGTAAATGCAAGTGGGTGACTGATGAAGGGATCTCTGAACTAGCAGCCGGCTGTGTCAATTTAATGTCGATTGATCTGACTTGCTGTCGCATGCTAACGGACAAAGCCCTGATGGCCATAGGAGAGCACAATAAAAAGCTTGTCTGCCTCCGATTAGAGTCCTGCAGTTTAATAACTGACAAGGGTCTTGAACATATTGGGACTGGTTGTCCCAATCTGGAAGAAATAGATCTCACCGACTGTCCTATAACTGATACCG CAATGAAGTATTTGTCCAGATGTTGGGAGCTGATGATCTTGAAGTTGGGCCTTTGTGACAAAATCTCCAGCGAAGGTCTTGTTCATATCGCATCCAATTGCCAAAATCTTTGTGAACTTGATCTCTACCG CTGCATCGAAGTCACTGATGATGGGTTGGCTGCCATAGCTACTGGCTGCAGCAAGTTACAAAAGTTAAACCTTTGCTACTGCATACAGATCACCGACCGAGGGATGAAGCACCTAAGTTGTTTGGAAGATCTGCGTGACCTTGAACTGAGGGGTCTACATCATGTTACCAGTTTAGGGGTCACATCAATCGCAATTGGTTGCCGGCATCTCACTGAACTGGATTTGAAGCGTTGCAATTTGGTAGATAATGTAGGTTTATGTGCTCTTGCCCAGTACACGGGAAACCTCAGACAG ATAAATATATCATACTGCCCAGTTTCAAGCATGGGCCTCTGCAAGCTACTCGGCACTCTCAAGTGCCTGCAGGATGTGAAGTTAGTGCATCTCACACATGTGCCAGTTGAGCGCCTCGAGCTTGCACTGAGAGCTTACGGTGGACAGTTGAAGAAGCTGAAGCTTTTCATTGGGTTGAGGGATCTTCTTTCTCCATGGCTGATTCAGATGCTGCAGGCTCGGAGGTGCCGGATACGATGGGTTGATAAGCCTCTGGTCTTTAGTCCATAG